ATTGCTATAAAAAAGAGGGGAGAAGTTACTTTCTTAGAAAGGTGGTCAATGCTATTCTGGTAAGATATGTTTGCTTAAATGTTCCCATAAAAGATCGGTTGCATCAATAACGTATGTTTGACGACCTACAGTCCCGATGGTAACGTACTGGTCTCCGCCAGGCCAAACGTGTCCCCCCTCCCATATAACGTAAGCTATCACTTCAACACCATTGACTCCTCCACTCCACCGCCATCTGGTAACGCTTGTGGGGTAATGCGTTGCAATAGTGAGGGCGTCTTCACGGGAGACCCTGTAAGGAAGGCAATCTAAGTCTAAGTGAGTTGAGGGCCACTTGGTCACTTCAGGCTCTGGATTACATTTATAGTGTTGTGCGAGAAGCTTAGCAGACTCAAGCATCTCTGAGGCAAAGTCCCACCATGGTGGACCTAAGATTGACTCTTTGGTCCCAGCGAACATGACTATAGTTCTCGGTTTAGGTGGGAACTCGCCACGTTTCAATCGGAGGTTTAAGAAATCTACGCCTCCGATTAACGGTAGCAATTGCTTAATTCGTTCGTAGGGTGGGGTGGCGCTTACTATTCCGACACCAGCTATCCTGTCTGGAATGTTGTAAAGCAAGTATGTCGCTAGTACACCACCTCCCGAAACGCCCCACGCGTAAATTCGTCTGGTATCTATGTTAAACTGCAACTTCATTCTATCTATGATAGCATTGATGAAGGCAACATCATCCTCAAACCGCATGGTCTCGAAAAGGTTTGGAGCTACAGAGATGAAGCCCTTTCTTTCAGCATATCGGTCAGAGCGAGTACCAACCCATTGAGCTAAACCGCTACACCATCCTCCGTGTAGGTCGAAAACCAATGGCATGGGTTTGCTACCATCGTACGTGCTAGGGA
This window of the Candidatus Jordarchaeales archaeon genome carries:
- a CDS encoding PHB depolymerase family esterase, giving the protein MEKRKSAYAYPSPIHIVGVTPVQPLFTVPFMTPWEEVLKILPKTTTILLSDGSTLPVTLHWETTYHYFPYAFGNYVAVGTFELPENVRQLDPPIPQRVNTIIRVEPGPGWFGNPISINWEGFNQPGTYKEETIVVNGAERTYYYYVPSTYDGSKPMPLVFDLHGGWCSGLAQWVGTRSDRYAERKGFISVAPNLFETMRFEDDVAFINAIIDRMKLQFNIDTRRIYAWGVSGGGVLATYLLYNIPDRIAGVGIVSATPPYERIKQLLPLIGGVDFLNLRLKRGEFPPKPRTIVMFAGTKESILGPPWWDFASEMLESAKLLAQHYKCNPEPEVTKWPSTHLDLDCLPYRVSREDALTIATHYPTSVTRWRWSGGVNGVEVIAYVIWEGGHVWPGGDQYVTIGTVGRQTYVIDATDLLWEHLSKHILPE